The following proteins are encoded in a genomic region of Desulfosoma sp.:
- a CDS encoding FAD-linked oxidase C-terminal domain-containing protein, whose amino-acid sequence MKTRCQSSSLPQEALQSLREIVGEDHVLTALEDRVSYGYDASKLTALPQAVVFPANACQISEVVRLANRWRFPIYPRGAGSGMVGGAVPDRGGVVLSLARLNRILEIHPEDMVAVVEPAVVTGVFQKTVAQYGLFYPPDPASLEFSTIGGNVATCAGGPRAVKYGVTRDYVLGLEAVLPTGELITTGTRTMKGVVGYDLTRLLIGSEGTLGIITKIVLRLIPAPEAVMTVSAVFARIEDAAHAVVAVLQARIIPTCLELLDAATLRAVSKYSSLEIPEQAEGMLIAEVDGPPEVLPRHMATMEDIFRQHEAFRVSVAKSPQERDKLWATRRAISPALGRIRSGKINEDVTVPRSRIADLIKFNQTLARKYDLVIVSFGHAGDGNIHTNIMVDRSNPQEMARAEKAVEELFQEVLRLGGTLSGEHGIGLTKSCFFQWEVHPGAFEAMIRIKHALDPHDIMNPGKMFAPNRAFFQSFS is encoded by the coding sequence GTGAAAACCAGATGTCAATCTTCTTCCTTACCTCAGGAAGCTCTGCAAAGTCTTCGAGAAATCGTAGGAGAGGATCATGTTCTGACGGCTTTGGAAGATCGCGTTAGCTACGGCTACGACGCCAGCAAGCTCACCGCCCTTCCCCAAGCCGTCGTTTTTCCTGCGAACGCTTGCCAAATCTCAGAAGTGGTCCGCTTAGCCAATCGATGGCGTTTTCCCATTTACCCGCGTGGTGCCGGAAGCGGCATGGTGGGAGGTGCGGTGCCCGATCGAGGTGGTGTGGTCCTTTCCCTGGCCCGGCTGAACCGGATTCTGGAAATTCATCCCGAAGACATGGTCGCCGTGGTGGAACCGGCTGTGGTCACAGGGGTTTTTCAAAAAACGGTGGCCCAATATGGGCTTTTTTACCCCCCGGATCCGGCAAGTTTAGAATTTTCAACGATCGGCGGCAACGTGGCCACATGCGCCGGTGGACCTCGAGCCGTCAAGTACGGTGTCACAAGGGATTATGTGCTGGGGCTGGAAGCCGTGTTGCCCACAGGAGAATTGATCACCACGGGAACACGGACCATGAAAGGTGTCGTCGGCTATGATCTTACTCGTCTTCTCATCGGTTCCGAAGGGACCTTGGGTATTATCACCAAGATTGTTCTCCGTCTCATTCCGGCACCGGAAGCCGTCATGACGGTTTCAGCCGTTTTTGCCAGAATTGAAGACGCAGCCCATGCCGTCGTCGCTGTTCTTCAAGCGCGCATCATTCCGACCTGTCTCGAGTTGCTCGATGCAGCCACTCTTCGCGCCGTCTCGAAATACTCATCGTTAGAAATTCCCGAACAGGCTGAAGGCATGCTAATAGCCGAAGTGGACGGCCCCCCTGAAGTCCTTCCCCGTCACATGGCTACCATGGAAGACATTTTTCGCCAACACGAAGCCTTCCGGGTCTCGGTGGCCAAAAGTCCACAGGAAAGAGATAAACTCTGGGCCACTCGACGTGCCATATCCCCGGCCTTGGGTCGTATTCGCTCCGGAAAGATCAACGAAGACGTCACCGTTCCACGTTCCCGTATCGCCGATCTCATCAAATTCAACCAGACCCTGGCTCGAAAATATGATTTGGTTATCGTGAGCTTTGGACATGCCGGGGACGGGAATATTCATACCAACATCATGGTGGATCGCTCCAACCCGCAGGAAATGGCCCGCGCCGAAAAGGCTGTGGAAGAACTTTTCCAGGAAGTCCTTCGTCTCGGAGGAACGCTTTCAGGAGAACATGGCATCGGCCTTACCAAGAGCTGCTTTTTTCAATGGGAGGTTCACCCTGGAGCCTTTGAAGCCATGATACGCATCAAGCACGCCTTGGACCCTCACGATATTATGAACCCTGGAAAAATGTTTGCACCCAATCGTGCTTTTTTTCAGAGCTTTTCGTAA
- a CDS encoding CoB--CoM heterodisulfide reductase iron-sulfur subunit A family protein, with product MANTVTQSIMVVGGGMSGMSAAIEAAEAGYEVFLVEKNPYLGGRVAQLHQYFPKLCPPYCGLEINFRRIKDNPRVKVFTMAEVTQIRGTEGDFDVTVKINPRYVNEKCTGCGKCAEACSLEIDNPFNYGMDTVKAAYLPHDMAFPMRYVLDPSLVKSAEAQKVKEACPYDAIDLNMTEKMLELKVGSIVWATGWKPYDIRKLDNYGGGAYANVITNVQMERLAAWNGPTQGKVLRPSDGQPPKTVAFVQCAGSRDQNHLPFCSGICCLASLKQATYVREQIPEATVYFFYIDVRATDRLEDFVNRVKADDKLIFFKGKVAKITEDGATKNLVCRVENTMTEELHEIPVDLVVLATGMQPNTSEAPVPTPVPYDEYGFVASMDAMPGIYAAGTTRTPCNVAESVADGTAAALKAIQSVVRR from the coding sequence ATGGCAAACACGGTGACACAAAGCATCATGGTGGTTGGAGGCGGCATGAGCGGCATGAGTGCCGCCATTGAAGCCGCCGAGGCAGGCTACGAGGTCTTTTTGGTGGAAAAGAACCCGTACCTGGGGGGGCGTGTGGCCCAGCTGCATCAGTATTTTCCCAAGTTGTGCCCTCCTTACTGCGGCCTGGAAATCAATTTCCGCCGCATCAAGGACAATCCCAGAGTGAAGGTTTTTACCATGGCGGAGGTGACTCAGATTCGCGGAACGGAAGGTGATTTTGACGTCACGGTGAAGATCAATCCGCGTTATGTGAATGAGAAATGCACGGGGTGCGGCAAGTGCGCCGAAGCCTGTTCCTTGGAGATCGACAACCCCTTCAATTACGGCATGGATACCGTCAAGGCCGCTTATCTTCCTCACGACATGGCCTTTCCCATGCGCTACGTCTTGGATCCCAGCCTGGTCAAAAGCGCGGAAGCACAAAAGGTCAAAGAAGCCTGCCCGTATGATGCCATTGATCTGAATATGACGGAAAAGATGCTGGAACTCAAGGTAGGAAGCATCGTCTGGGCTACGGGCTGGAAACCCTATGACATCAGGAAACTGGATAATTACGGCGGGGGCGCCTACGCCAATGTGATCACCAACGTTCAGATGGAGAGACTGGCGGCGTGGAATGGTCCGACTCAAGGCAAGGTTCTACGTCCTTCCGACGGGCAACCGCCAAAGACCGTGGCTTTCGTCCAGTGTGCCGGATCCCGGGATCAGAACCATCTACCGTTTTGTTCCGGCATCTGTTGTCTGGCTTCCTTAAAGCAGGCGACCTATGTTCGAGAACAGATTCCGGAGGCAACCGTTTATTTCTTCTACATCGATGTGCGGGCCACAGATCGACTGGAAGATTTTGTCAACCGGGTCAAAGCCGATGACAAGCTGATCTTTTTTAAAGGTAAAGTCGCCAAGATCACCGAAGACGGCGCCACGAAGAACTTAGTGTGCCGCGTGGAAAACACCATGACCGAAGAACTTCATGAAATCCCGGTGGACCTGGTGGTCCTGGCCACGGGCATGCAGCCCAACACGTCGGAAGCCCCGGTGCCCACACCGGTTCCCTACGACGAATACGGTTTTGTGGCGTCCATGGACGCCATGCCTGGCATTTACGCCGCGGGCACGACTCGAACCCCGTGCAATGTGGCCGAATCCGTCGCCGACGGCACGGCAGCCGCTCTCAAAGCCATTCAATCCGTCGTGAGGAGGTAG
- a CDS encoding VLRF1 family aeRF1-type release factor produces the protein MKALHPSSLESLARRHAPEGSWILSVYLNLDPQVRANRRGAHKLVLDQMLKDLEATLADPETAEHFREDADWVRNQVGLHIPKGKTLVFFCDVSEGYTYLEDLPVRLPNGAWYERRPYIRPLLDAWKEYERTAIVVVDREKARFLVASMGEVEEVEEAFQTPAVRHRVTAGTDHMRSQMVFQRRAATWSHWFLKEVADSLHDMIEEYSIDRVVLAGPEDVTAELKRILPKGVLARVAARVRASVTAKPKELLETVIPVLGELDAARENDLVTECITAARKAQSETPKAVLGLDAVLNAVNQGRVYQILVPVGFSVPGWHCPTCDVLMDHAPSAGTCPYCTNALNDVDDVVWAACDRVLAMGGKVEEIGADGAKEILKKDGPVGAFLR, from the coding sequence ATGAAGGCGCTACATCCCAGTTCTCTGGAAAGTTTGGCCCGCCGTCATGCTCCTGAAGGTTCTTGGATTCTCAGTGTTTACCTCAACCTAGACCCACAAGTTCGCGCGAATCGACGCGGAGCTCACAAGCTCGTCCTGGATCAGATGCTTAAAGACCTGGAAGCGACCCTGGCTGATCCCGAAACCGCGGAACATTTTCGTGAAGACGCCGACTGGGTTCGTAACCAGGTGGGACTGCACATTCCTAAAGGAAAGACCCTTGTGTTTTTTTGCGATGTTTCCGAAGGGTACACGTACCTGGAAGATTTACCGGTGCGTCTGCCCAACGGGGCCTGGTATGAACGACGCCCTTATATTCGACCCTTACTGGATGCCTGGAAAGAATATGAACGTACCGCAATCGTCGTCGTAGATCGAGAAAAGGCGCGGTTTCTGGTCGCTTCCATGGGAGAAGTGGAGGAAGTAGAAGAAGCCTTTCAGACCCCTGCCGTTCGCCATCGCGTTACGGCAGGAACCGATCATATGCGCTCTCAGATGGTTTTTCAACGTCGAGCGGCCACCTGGAGCCATTGGTTTCTTAAGGAAGTCGCTGATTCTCTGCATGACATGATTGAGGAATATAGCATCGACCGAGTGGTTCTAGCAGGGCCGGAAGACGTGACCGCTGAACTTAAACGTATTCTCCCCAAAGGTGTGCTGGCTCGAGTCGCTGCCCGGGTGCGCGCCTCGGTTACGGCAAAACCCAAAGAGCTTCTCGAAACGGTGATTCCAGTCCTAGGAGAGCTGGATGCGGCTCGAGAAAACGACCTGGTCACCGAATGCATCACCGCCGCCAGAAAGGCTCAAAGTGAAACACCCAAAGCCGTCCTCGGGCTCGACGCGGTTCTAAATGCCGTGAACCAAGGCCGCGTATACCAGATCCTCGTCCCGGTAGGGTTTTCAGTTCCCGGTTGGCATTGTCCAACCTGCGACGTTCTTATGGATCATGCGCCTTCCGCCGGGACCTGTCCTTATTGCACCAACGCCTTGAACGATGTAGACGACGTGGTGTGGGCCGCTTGTGATCGCGTTCTCGCCATGGGTGGCAAGGTGGAAGAAATCGGGGCCGATGGGGCTAAGGAAATTTTGAAAAAAGACGGGCCGGTCGGGGCGTTTTTGCGTTGA
- a CDS encoding 4Fe-4S dicluster domain-containing protein, with amino-acid sequence MSIKVDPNLMKDLKHFGLKDASKCFHCGNCTAVCPLSETGTPFPRKLVKYAQMGLKDKILTSSEPWLCYYCGNCSDNCPRGADPGETMMALRRYLTSQYDWTGFSRKFYTSEKFEIMAVIVTGLIVGVLMLLIHGEFDWQHASLEKAWPAHGMEIADLIMASILSFFLLTNVYRFMKFTMGDLLTKIPLRIYASQAKELVLHFLTQKRWAKCEDRTQWVIHLLMMTGYTTAFILVAVLLAGGLAVLGLTWEPLRFQRPYDPVLGRDIEYSLFHPIRLLGYYATIAILIGATYALIGRFRKSKAPYKNSHGTDWMFLVLLELTVITGISVHILRLLDIPFATYAMYILHLMIAVPMLVLEVPFSKWSHLAYRPMAAYLKGVRERYFEELKSREGEAPAKEPAAAEA; translated from the coding sequence ATGAGTATCAAGGTGGATCCGAATTTGATGAAGGATCTGAAGCACTTCGGGTTGAAAGACGCCAGCAAGTGCTTCCATTGCGGGAACTGCACCGCCGTGTGCCCGCTTTCGGAAACGGGGACGCCCTTCCCGCGTAAATTGGTCAAGTACGCCCAGATGGGGTTAAAGGACAAGATTTTGACATCCTCGGAGCCGTGGCTGTGCTATTACTGCGGTAACTGCTCCGACAATTGCCCTCGAGGTGCCGATCCCGGCGAGACCATGATGGCCTTGCGTCGATACCTCACCAGCCAGTACGACTGGACGGGTTTTTCCAGAAAGTTTTACACGTCCGAAAAGTTCGAAATCATGGCCGTGATTGTCACGGGCTTGATCGTCGGGGTGCTGATGCTGCTCATTCACGGTGAATTCGACTGGCAGCATGCCTCATTGGAGAAGGCATGGCCGGCTCACGGGATGGAAATCGCCGACCTTATCATGGCGTCCATCCTATCATTTTTCCTTCTCACCAACGTCTATCGGTTCATGAAATTCACCATGGGGGATCTCCTCACCAAAATCCCTTTGCGCATTTATGCCAGTCAAGCCAAGGAGCTGGTGCTTCATTTTCTCACCCAAAAGCGATGGGCCAAATGCGAAGACAGGACCCAGTGGGTGATTCACTTGCTCATGATGACCGGTTACACAACGGCATTCATTTTGGTCGCCGTGCTTTTGGCCGGAGGACTTGCTGTTTTGGGACTCACCTGGGAACCGCTGCGTTTTCAGCGACCCTACGATCCGGTTTTGGGAAGGGATATTGAGTATTCCCTGTTCCATCCCATTCGTCTTTTGGGCTACTATGCCACCATCGCCATCCTCATCGGAGCCACCTACGCCCTTATCGGCCGTTTTCGAAAGAGCAAAGCCCCTTACAAGAATTCCCACGGTACGGACTGGATGTTCCTGGTTCTCCTGGAGCTGACGGTCATTACGGGGATTTCAGTGCATATTTTGCGGCTACTGGACATTCCATTCGCTACGTACGCCATGTACATTCTTCACCTGATGATCGCCGTTCCCATGCTGGTCCTGGAGGTGCCCTTCTCCAAGTGGTCCCATTTGGCTTATCGACCTATGGCGGCCTACTTGAAAGGGGTAAGAGAGAGATATTTTGAGGAATTAAAGAGCCGGGAAGGGGAAGCGCCAGCCAAGGAACCTGCCGCGGCAGAAGCCTAG
- a CDS encoding hydrogenase iron-sulfur subunit produces MDKKLATYICTGCGIGDALDIEQLSKVAQKECKAALVKTHACLCSQEGVDMLKADIQNEGVNCLMIAACSPRVMYDVFRFEGCLVDRVNLREQVAWSQKPGDEDTQMMAEDYLRMSAAKIGKMDPPEPYKPEEEISKDILIVGGGVAGMTAAKEVSKAGYKAVLVEKEKQLGGFQRSVTKIATFPYKGIKDNDVESLIQEVTKDSNITVYTGAKIQKTEGGPGVFKVTIAQNGATKEHKVGAIVMAAGWKPYDATQLDPKLGYGQSPNIITNVQFEEMVQAGGVKRPSDGAGVQNVAFLQCAGQRDPEKLPYCSSVCCTTSLKQAIYIKQTNPDANVYIVFKEMRTPGQAEDLYRKAQEEGVIFIRSQDPQVKASGAGVSVEALDDLLGETVLLEDLDLVVLATGMVPVTAFGEDYAQVRARMRGAETEQKKEEEELEVPQDAILVSDILNLEYRQGPELPGLRYGFPDSHFICFPYETRRTGIYAAGCVRRPMGVAAAFEDGAGAAMKAIQCVELVSQGKAVHPRAGDMSFPEFFMQRCTQCKRCTEECPFGAINEDEKGNPLPQPTRCRRCGVCMGACPERIISFKNYSVGMIGDMIKSIEVPEEDEEKPRIIVLACENDAYPALDMVGLRRMNYNAWVRVIPMRCLGSMNLIFIADALSKGIDGVLLLGCKYGDDYQCHFVKGSELANIRLSKVKETLDRLVLESDRVRFETVAISDYDKLPKILDDFAETLEGVGPNPYKGF; encoded by the coding sequence ATGGATAAGAAGCTTGCCACGTATATTTGTACCGGTTGCGGCATCGGCGATGCCCTGGACATAGAGCAGCTGTCCAAGGTGGCTCAAAAGGAATGCAAAGCCGCCTTGGTGAAAACCCATGCTTGCCTGTGTAGCCAAGAAGGCGTCGACATGCTGAAGGCGGATATTCAAAATGAAGGCGTTAACTGCCTCATGATCGCCGCCTGTTCTCCGCGTGTCATGTACGATGTGTTTCGTTTTGAAGGATGCTTGGTGGATCGCGTGAATCTGAGGGAGCAGGTGGCGTGGAGCCAAAAGCCCGGCGATGAAGACACGCAGATGATGGCCGAAGATTATCTGCGCATGTCCGCGGCCAAGATCGGCAAGATGGATCCTCCGGAGCCGTACAAGCCTGAAGAGGAAATCTCAAAGGATATTCTCATCGTGGGCGGCGGTGTGGCTGGCATGACGGCGGCCAAGGAAGTGTCAAAGGCCGGTTACAAAGCCGTGCTGGTGGAAAAAGAAAAGCAGCTTGGTGGTTTTCAGCGATCGGTGACCAAGATCGCCACCTTCCCCTACAAGGGGATCAAAGACAATGATGTGGAAAGCCTCATTCAGGAGGTAACCAAAGACAGTAACATCACCGTTTACACGGGTGCCAAGATTCAAAAGACCGAAGGAGGCCCCGGTGTTTTCAAGGTGACCATCGCTCAAAACGGTGCCACTAAGGAGCACAAAGTGGGGGCCATCGTCATGGCCGCCGGGTGGAAGCCGTATGACGCCACGCAATTGGATCCCAAGCTGGGCTATGGGCAATCGCCCAACATCATCACCAATGTTCAGTTTGAAGAAATGGTCCAGGCCGGCGGAGTAAAGCGGCCCAGTGACGGAGCCGGCGTGCAGAATGTGGCTTTTCTGCAGTGTGCCGGCCAGCGTGACCCAGAAAAGCTCCCCTACTGTTCTTCGGTGTGTTGCACCACAAGCCTTAAACAGGCTATTTACATCAAACAAACCAATCCCGACGCCAATGTGTACATCGTGTTCAAAGAAATGCGAACACCGGGTCAGGCCGAAGACCTTTATCGAAAGGCCCAGGAAGAAGGTGTCATTTTTATTCGAAGCCAGGATCCTCAGGTGAAAGCTTCCGGCGCGGGAGTCTCGGTGGAAGCCTTGGACGACTTGTTGGGAGAAACGGTCCTGCTGGAGGATTTGGATCTGGTGGTGTTGGCCACAGGCATGGTGCCGGTGACGGCTTTCGGCGAAGACTACGCCCAGGTGCGGGCACGCATGCGAGGGGCGGAGACGGAACAGAAGAAGGAAGAGGAAGAGCTGGAAGTTCCTCAAGACGCCATTCTGGTCTCGGACATTCTCAATTTGGAATACCGTCAGGGACCGGAACTTCCCGGATTGCGTTACGGTTTTCCGGACTCCCATTTTATCTGTTTCCCTTATGAGACGAGGCGAACCGGTATCTACGCGGCGGGCTGTGTGCGTCGCCCCATGGGTGTTGCAGCGGCTTTTGAAGACGGCGCCGGCGCGGCCATGAAGGCCATTCAATGTGTGGAATTGGTCAGCCAAGGAAAGGCCGTGCATCCTCGAGCCGGGGATATGAGTTTCCCTGAATTTTTCATGCAGCGCTGCACGCAGTGTAAACGGTGTACGGAAGAGTGCCCGTTCGGCGCCATTAACGAAGATGAAAAGGGCAACCCGCTGCCGCAACCCACGCGCTGCCGACGATGCGGTGTCTGTATGGGAGCTTGCCCGGAGCGAATCATTTCGTTCAAGAACTACTCTGTGGGCATGATCGGCGACATGATCAAATCCATCGAAGTCCCCGAGGAAGACGAAGAAAAGCCACGCATCATCGTGCTCGCTTGCGAAAACGATGCCTATCCGGCGCTGGATATGGTAGGGCTTCGTCGGATGAACTACAACGCGTGGGTGCGGGTGATTCCCATGCGCTGTCTGGGTTCCATGAACCTTATCTTCATCGCCGATGCCCTGTCTAAAGGCATTGACGGGGTTCTGCTGTTGGGCTGCAAATACGGGGACGACTACCAATGCCACTTTGTGAAGGGTTCCGAATTGGCCAACATCCGTTTGAGCAAGGTCAAGGAGACGTTGGATCGTCTTGTTCTTGAATCCGATCGCGTGCGATTCGAAACGGTGGCCATTTCCGATTACGACAAGCTGCCCAAGATTTTAGACGATTTTGCGGAAACTCTCGAAGGCGTGGGGCCGAACCCCTACAAGGGATTCTAA
- a CDS encoding lipocalin-like domain-containing protein, which produces MLCGWEWAWAQDTTPAFLKVSGPCGLRFPEDHGAHEGYRTEWWYYTGNVRTEAGRLFGFQLTFFRYQMVPTAANEKRPDTVSPWRTNQMYFAHAALSDVEKGRFLYEEKALRGAAGLAGAEMTEEGIRVWVHPWTARLGPNHHELLAEASRFSLHLRLEPQKPLVLHGIEGYSVKGSSPDRASCYYSWTRLQVQGTVRTENEVLPVTGYAWMDHEYSSEPLEPGLQGWDWFSLQLDDGTEFMLFGLRQKDGSWHGASSGTFVEASGAARHVGRDEVVVEVLSTWKSPRSKAVYPSAWRLQVPSLALDLRIRPNLADQELETPASTGVTYWEGSISFEGTRQGKSVRGLGYVELTGYARPFDAPL; this is translated from the coding sequence ATGCTGTGCGGTTGGGAGTGGGCGTGGGCTCAAGACACAACGCCGGCCTTTCTCAAGGTGAGCGGACCTTGCGGTCTGCGTTTTCCTGAAGATCATGGCGCCCATGAAGGGTATCGCACCGAGTGGTGGTACTATACCGGTAATGTGCGAACGGAGGCGGGTCGATTGTTTGGGTTTCAATTGACTTTTTTCCGATACCAAATGGTTCCCACAGCAGCCAACGAAAAGCGGCCCGATACGGTGTCTCCATGGCGCACAAACCAGATGTACTTTGCTCACGCCGCTCTGAGTGACGTGGAAAAAGGGCGCTTTCTTTACGAAGAGAAAGCTCTGCGTGGAGCGGCGGGTCTCGCTGGTGCGGAAATGACCGAAGAAGGCATTCGGGTTTGGGTGCATCCTTGGACGGCGCGCCTCGGGCCGAACCATCATGAGCTTCTGGCGGAGGCGAGCCGTTTTTCGTTACATCTTCGTCTTGAGCCCCAAAAGCCGCTTGTGCTGCATGGCATCGAAGGCTACAGCGTCAAGGGATCCAGCCCGGATCGTGCCAGTTGTTACTATTCGTGGACACGACTCCAAGTGCAAGGAACAGTGCGCACAGAAAATGAAGTTCTCCCTGTGACGGGTTATGCCTGGATGGATCATGAATACAGTTCCGAACCCTTGGAGCCGGGTCTTCAGGGCTGGGACTGGTTCAGCCTGCAGCTTGACGACGGCACAGAATTCATGCTTTTCGGGCTGCGCCAAAAGGATGGAAGCTGGCATGGCGCATCCAGCGGCACCTTTGTGGAGGCTTCGGGAGCGGCACGCCATGTGGGTCGAGACGAGGTTGTCGTGGAAGTTCTTTCGACATGGAAAAGTCCTCGATCCAAAGCCGTCTACCCTTCAGCATGGCGACTTCAGGTGCCTAGTCTTGCATTGGATCTTCGCATTCGTCCCAACTTGGCCGATCAGGAGTTGGAAACCCCGGCCAGCACAGGTGTCACCTATTGGGAGGGTTCCATATCCTTTGAGGGCACTCGACAGGGAAAATCCGTGCGAGGCTTAGGCTACGTGGAACTCACGGGCTACGCCCGCCCCTTTGACGCTCCTTTGTAA